The window TAGCAGCTTTCTCGACCTCTTTGTTAGCCTTTTGAAGGTATTTCTCGCAGTAATCTTCTACCAGCACATCAGCACGGTAGCGTTTTTTAGAATCTTTATTGTCGATCAATGGGTCGTTGAATGCATCCACATGACCAGATGCTTTCCATGTGGTGGGGTGCATGAAAATGGCGGCATCAATCCCAACAATGTCTTGGTTGAGCTGCGTCATGGCTTGCCACCAGTACTCGCGTATGTTTTTCTTTAATTCTGCACCGTTTTGACCATAGTCGTAAACAGCCTGCAATCCGTCATAAATCTCACTGGATTGAAATACATAACCGTACTCTTTTGCATGAGAGAGTACCTTTTTGAACTGATCTTGATCGTTGTTTGCCATAGCTGCCAAAGTTAAAAAAAGACAGCTATTGTGCAGTGGCTTTGTGGGGAATTCATTGTGTTTTGTTTCCGCTTTCGCGAAAGCGAAATAATAAATGAAATAAGACCACAAGGAATAGTTTTTGGAATACTACTTAAATACCAAATCGTTACTACCCACACGTACAGGGCCATTAAAGAGATTGACGCGGTAGGTACCTTTGACGATCTTTTCCACATCAGCATCCAGCATCTCGCAGATGCTGAGTTCTTTACCTTGATAATTAAAGTCTACTTTCTTAGAATAGGTAAGGGTCTTTTCATCAAAAGATACCGTTTTTGCAACGCCCATAACGTTATTTTCTGGATTGATAACTTGTAGGTAAAAGGAGCTAATGCCTCTTTCTGCCAATGCATTTTCAGGCAGGGTAAAACATACCTTAAGGTCATCCACGCGGCTGGCGCGATCGTTAATGATTTGTTTGCCAGAATTGCGCACGATCACTCCATCCATCTTAAAATTAGTAGGGATCAATGTCGCGGCTTGCTTTACATTTTCAGTGAGTTTAGCAACGGTTTCTTCTTTCAATTCGCTTTTGATCATCTCTTCATTAAGCGCAGCTAGCGTGCTGTCATTAATGCGCACGAGGTATTTGTTGCTGGCTTCTAGTTTTGAAATTTTGGCGGTGAGCTCTAAACGCTCGTCTTTTATTTTGGAGAGCTCTTTGCGCAATCGGGACATGACTGCCACACTTCCTTCCAGATTGATGACACTATCGCGCAAGCGAGTGATGCGCTCTCTAGCTGCAATCAAATCATTGCTTAACATATTGCCTTTTTCTATCTCGCTCGTGTACTCAATTGAAATATTTTTGAGTTCTTCCTCAATGCGTTCTTTCTCTGTCGTTAAACTTGATTTGATGTTTTCGTTTTCCTGATAGGTGGTGTAGGACCAGTAGGCGAGAAGGATAAATAGCAGGATAACGACTCCAACTATAATCTTGAGAAAACGATTGTCTTGACGCGTTGTCATAAGCTTGCTTATATTTAAGATACTAATCTAAAGATTTTTATGCAGTCTTTAATCCACGACTTCATTAATTTATTTTATCCGGAAACCTGCATGGGCTGTGAGCAAGTCTTGCATCCAGGCGAGGAGATTCTCTGTGTTCCCTGCCGTGCACAGCTGCCAGTAGCGTACCATGATGTGACGGACAATGATAAAATAGCAGAGTTATTTTATGCTCGAGTTCCCCTGGAGCATGTGACCAGTTTGCTGTATTATGAAAAGATAGGCACCGTTCAACACATCATCCATGCCCTTAAATATAAAAAACAGGAGCGCATCGGCGGGTTTTTAGGACTATGGTTGGGGAGCTTGATGGCTTCTGACGATAGGTTTAAAAATGTGGATCTTGTTATTCCAGTTCCAGTTCACCCTAAACGTTTGAAAGAACGTGGCTACAATCAGGTTACCAAATTTGGCCAATGCATTGCAGATGAATTGGGAGTTCGCTTTCGCGAAAGCGTGCTCGTTAAAAATCGCAATACCATCAAGCAAGCCCAGCTGGATCAACGACACCGCAGCGATGAATCTCAATCACCTTATCAGGTTCAAGAAGAGTTAAGTGAAGGTTTGCATATACTGCTGGTAGACGACATTATCACCACAGGAACCACCTTGACCTTGTGCGCCAGAGAGTTGCTAAAAATTCCAGGCACTCGCATTTCCATTGCGACAATGGGCCTATCGGTTTAAAATATCTAGTAACTTGCGAGCGTTTTGAAAACTGTGAAAAAGACGTACTTCCTGACATTGTTTGCACTGGCTATTGCACTGGTATTGACGCAGTGTGCGAAACGTGGTTCTCCCACTGGCGGGCCTGTGGATGAAGAACCACCAGCCATATTAAGAGCCTTTCCTGATAATTACAGTGTCAATTTTAAAAACCAAAAGATTGAAGTGTTTTTTGATGAGTATATCAAATTGAAAGATTTACAAAAGCAACTGGTCATCTCTCCACCACTCAAGTACCGCCCTAATATAAAACCACAAGGCGGGACTTCAAAAAAGCTGACCATAGAGATTTTAGACACCTTGCAAGATAACACGACTTATGTTTTGAATTTTGGACAAAGTATCGTTGACAATACGGAAGGCAATGCTTACCCATTTTTCAAATACATCTTTAGTACAGGTTCCTACATCGACTCCCTTCAAATAAAAGGTCGCGTTACAGATGCCCTCAATTTTGAAACAGATGAATTTGTAAACGTGATGCTGTATGAAGTCGATGAAACTTATACAGATTCCATCATTTACAAAGAACAGCCTCGGTACGTCGTCAACACTCTAGACAGCCTGACTACATTTACCATGGAAAACTTGAAGGCTGGGCAATACCGTATGCTAGCTTTAAAGGAAAGCTCCAGCAATTTAAAGTTTGATCCTAAAAGTGACAAAATAGGCTTTGTTAGTGAGGTGATTACCGTGCCTACTGATGAGACTTTTGAACTTACTTTATATGAGCCCATTCAAGACAAGGAAGTGCGCAGGGCGAGTCAGGTGGCACAATCGCGTATACAGGTAGGTTATACAGGAGAACTTGACTCTATGACAATTTCGCCTACAGATAAATCATTAATCAATGCAAGTCGCATTACCAAGGAAGATAAAAAAGACACATTAAATTACTGGTATAAACCTGTCTTAGAAAGCGACAGTCTAGGACTACAAGTGGAATACAAGGATTTTAGGCAAACGGTTACTGCTCGATTAAAAAAGCAAGATCCTGATAGTTTGATCGTTTCTAAATACGGGCAGTTCAGTTTACGTACTCCAGTTCAATTTACAGCAACCACTCCTATTGTTGCCTTGAGGCCTTTACAAATGAAATTGATCAATAAGGATTCCGTACCACAAGATTTTGCAGTGAAGCTGGATTCTTTAAAGAATGTTATGACTTTTGAGTTTGAGCCCCAGCCAGAAAACCGTTACAATTTGAAACTACTTCCTGGAGCCATAACTGATTTTTATGGTGCTACGAACGACACCATAAACAGTATTTTTACCACTCGAGCTACTTCAGATTTAGGAAATATTCCGATCAATTTTAGCGGTGGATCCAGCTTTCCTATTATTGTAGAGATCGTA of the Nonlabens marinus S1-08 genome contains:
- a CDS encoding ComF family protein; protein product: MQSLIHDFINLFYPETCMGCEQVLHPGEEILCVPCRAQLPVAYHDVTDNDKIAELFYARVPLEHVTSLLYYEKIGTVQHIIHALKYKKQERIGGFLGLWLGSLMASDDRFKNVDLVIPVPVHPKRLKERGYNQVTKFGQCIADELGVRFRESVLVKNRNTIKQAQLDQRHRSDESQSPYQVQEELSEGLHILLVDDIITTGTTLTLCARELLKIPGTRISIATMGLSV
- a CDS encoding Ig-like domain-containing protein encodes the protein MKKTYFLTLFALAIALVLTQCAKRGSPTGGPVDEEPPAILRAFPDNYSVNFKNQKIEVFFDEYIKLKDLQKQLVISPPLKYRPNIKPQGGTSKKLTIEILDTLQDNTTYVLNFGQSIVDNTEGNAYPFFKYIFSTGSYIDSLQIKGRVTDALNFETDEFVNVMLYEVDETYTDSIIYKEQPRYVVNTLDSLTTFTMENLKAGQYRMLALKESSSNLKFDPKSDKIGFVSEVITVPTDETFELTLYEPIQDKEVRRASQVAQSRIQVGYTGELDSMTISPTDKSLINASRITKEDKKDTLNYWYKPVLESDSLGLQVEYKDFRQTVTARLKKQDPDSLIVSKYGQFSLRTPVQFTATTPIVALRPLQMKLINKDSVPQDFAVKLDSLKNVMTFEFEPQPENRYNLKLLPGAITDFYGATNDTINSIFTTRATSDLGNIPINFSGGSSFPIIVEIVTESLEVVASQTIRENSSIAFDYLTPNKYYIRMIYDANDNGRYDPGSFLDNRQPEKVVYFPDLIALQANWDYVTNITLE